In Piliocolobus tephrosceles isolate RC106 chromosome 6, ASM277652v3, whole genome shotgun sequence, the following are encoded in one genomic region:
- the SLTM gene encoding SAFB-like transcription modulator isoform X7: MEAHTTVKEAEDDNISVTIQAEDAITLDFDGDDLLETGKNVKITDSEASKPKDGQDAIAQSPEKESKDYEMNANHKDGKKEDCVKGDPVEKEARESSKKAESGDKEKDTLKKGPSSTGASGQAKSSSKESKDSKTSSKDDKGSTSSTSGSSGSSTKNIWVSGLSSNTKAADLKNLFGKYGKVLSAKVVTNARSPGAKCYGIVTMSSSTEVSRCIAHLHRTELHGQLISVEKVKGDPSKKEMKKENDEKSSSRSSGDKKNMSDRSSKTQASVKKEEKRSSEKSEKKESKDTKKIEGKDEKNDNGASGQTSESIKKSEEKKRISSKSPGHMVILDQTKGDHCRPSRRGRYEKIHGRSKEKERASLDKKRDKDYRRKEILPFEKMKEQRLREHLVRFERLRRAMELRRRREIAERERRERERIRIIREREERERLQRERERLEIERQKLERERMERERLERERIRIEQERRKEAERIAREREELRRQQQQLRYEQEKRNSLKRPRDVDHRRDDPYWSENKKLSLDTDARFGHGSDYSRQQNRFNDFDHRERGRFPESSAVQSSSFERRDRFVGQSEGKKARPTARREDPSFERYPKNFSDSRRNEPPPRNELRESDRREVRGERDERRTVIIHDRPDITHPRHPREAGPNPSRPTSWKSEGSMSTDKRETRVERPERSGREVSGHSVRGAPPGNRSSASGYGSREGDRGVITDRGGGSQHYPEERHVVERHGRDTSGPRKEWHGPPSQGPSYHDTRRMGDGRAGAGMITQHSSNASPINRIVQISGNSMPRGSGSGFKPFKGGPPRRF, translated from the exons ATGGAAGCTCATACGACTGTGAAAGAAGCTGAGGATGACAACATCTCGGTCACAATCCAGGCTGAAGATGCCATCACTCTGGATTTTGATGGTGATGACCTCCTAGAAACaggtaaaaatgtgaaaattacagATTCTGAAGCAAGTAAGCCAAAAGATGGGCAGGACGCCATTGCACAGAGCCCGGAGAAGGAAAGCAAGGATTATGAGATGAATGCGAACCATAAAGATGGTAAGAAGGAAGACTGCGTGAAGGGTGACCCTGTCGAGAAGGAAGCCAGAGAAAGTTCTAAGAAAGCAGAATCTGGAGACAAAGAAAAGGATACTTTGAAGAAAGGGCCCTCGTCTACTGGGGCCTCTGGTCAAGCAAAGAG CTCTTCAAAGGAATCTAAAGACAGCAAGACATCATCTAAAGATGACAAAG GAAGTACAAGTAGTACTAGTGGTAGCAGTGGAAGCTCAACTAAAAATATCTGGGTTAGTGGACTTTCATCTAATACCAAAGCTGCTGATTTGAAGAACCTCTTTGGCAAATATGGAAAG GTTCTGAGTGCAAAAGTAGTTACAAATGCTCGAAGTCCTGGGGCAAAATGCTATGGCATTGTAACTATGTCTTCAAGCACAGAGGTGTCCAGGTGTATTGCACATCTTCATCGCACTGAGTTGCATGGACAGCTGATTTCTGTTGAAAAA GTAAAAGGTGATCCCtctaagaaagaaatgaagaaagaaaatgatgaaaagagTAGTTCAAGAAGTTCCGGAGATAAAAAAAATATGAGTGATAGAAGTAGCAA GACACAAGcctctgtcaaaaaagaagagaaaagatcatctgagaaatctgaaaaaaaagaaagcaaggataCTAAGAAAATAGAAGGTAAAGATGAGAAGAATGATAATGGAGCAAGTGGCCAAACATCAGAATCGattaaaaaaagtgaagaaaagaagcGAATAA GTTCAAAGAGTCCAGGACATATGGTAATATTAGACCAAACTAAAGGAGATCATTGTAGACCATCAAGAAGAGGAAGATACGAGAAA attcATGGGAGAAGTAAGGAAAAGGAGAGAGCTAGTCTAgataaaaaaagagataaagactACAGAAGGAAAGAGATCTTGCCTTTTGAAAAGATGAAGGAACAAAGGTTGAGAGAACATTTAGTTCGTTTTGAAAGGCTGCGACGAGCAATGGAACTTCGAAG ACGAAGAGAGATTGCAGAGAGAGAGCGTCGAGAGCGAGAACGCATTAGAATAATTCGTGAACGGGAAGAACGGGAACgcttacagagagagagagagcgcctAGAAATTGAAAGGCAaaaactagagagagagagaatggaacgCGAACGCTTGGAAAGGGAACGCATTCGTATTGAACAG GAACGTCGTAAGGAAGCTGAACGGATTGCTCGAGAAAGAGAGGAACTCAGAAGGCAACAACAGCAACTTCGTTATgaacaagaaaaaaggaattcCTTGAAACGCCCACGTGATGTAGATCATAG GCGAGATGATCCTTACTGGAGCGAGAATAAAAAGTTGTCTCTAGATACAGATGCACGATTTGGCCATGGATCTGACTACTCTCGCCAACAGAACAGATTTAATGACTTTGATCACCGAGAGAGAGGCAGGTTTCCTGAGAGTTCAGCAGTACAGTCTTCATCTTTTGAAAG GCGGGATCGCTTTGTCGGTcaaagtgaggggaaaaaagcACGACCTACTGCACGAAGGGAAGATCCAAGCTTTGAAAGATATCCCAAAAATTTCAGTGACTCCAGAAGAAATGAGCCTCCACCAAGAAACGAACTTAGAGAATCAGACAGGCGAGAAGTTCGAGGGGAGCGAGACGAAAGGAGAACGGTGATTATTCATGACAGGCCTGATATCACTCATCCTAGACATCCTCGAGAGGCAGGGCCCAATCCTTCCAGACCCACCAGCTGGAAAAGTGAAGGAAGCATGTCCACTGACAAACGGGAGACAAG AGTCGAAAGGCCAGAACGATCTGGGAGAGAAGTATCAGGGCACAGCGTGAGAGGTGCTCCCCCTGGGAATCGTAGCAGCGCTTCGGGCTACGGgagcagagagggagacagaggagtCATCACAGACCGAGGAGGTGGATCACAG CACTATCCTGAGGAGCGACATGTGGTTGAACGCCATGGACGGGACACAAGCGGACCAAGGAAAGAGTGGCATGGTCCACCCTCTCAAGGGCCTAGCTATCATGATACGAGGCGAATGGGTGATGGCCGGGCAGGAGCAGGCATGATAACCCAACATTCAAG TAACGCATCCCCAATTAATAGAATTGTACAAATCAGTGGCAATTCCATGCCAAGAGGAAGTGGCTCCGGATTTAAGCCATTTAAGGGTGGACCTCCACGACGATTCTGA